A region from the Bacteroidales bacterium genome encodes:
- a CDS encoding NeuD/PglB/VioB family sugar acetyltransferase: MKKKVIIVGDGGHAKILIDILLETKQYKILGVTSKQNNKKEFCGLPVLGDDSVLYSYYEKGMKNIALGIGGFKDNKLRTAIFNKFHSKGFNIINAIHPKAVIAKSVLLNKGITVFAGAILNSEVKIGNNVIIATGATIDHESSIGDNCLISAGVTIGANVKVGKGTLCALGSKLISGINIGHMVLVAAGAVVVNDINANTSVFGIPAKEKIK; the protein is encoded by the coding sequence ATGAAGAAAAAAGTAATAATTGTAGGTGATGGTGGGCATGCTAAAATTTTAATTGATATTTTGTTAGAAACAAAACAGTATAAAATATTAGGTGTAACATCAAAGCAAAATAATAAAAAAGAGTTTTGCGGGTTACCGGTATTAGGTGATGATAGTGTTCTTTATTCTTATTATGAGAAAGGAATGAAAAATATTGCTCTTGGAATAGGAGGATTTAAAGATAATAAACTAAGGACAGCAATATTTAATAAATTTCATTCAAAAGGATTTAATATAATAAATGCAATTCACCCGAAAGCTGTTATTGCAAAATCTGTATTGTTAAATAAAGGTATTACTGTTTTTGCAGGAGCAATATTAAACTCAGAAGTGAAAATTGGGAATAATGTGATTATTGCAACAGGAGCTACAATAGACCATGAATCTTCTATTGGAGATAATTGCCTTATCTCAGCAGGAGTAACGATTGGGGCAAATGTTAAAGTAGGGAAAGGCACTTTATGTGCTTTAGGTTCAAAATTAATATCAGGGATAAATATAGGACATATGGTTTTAGTTGCTGCAGGTGCGGTTGTTGTAAATGATATAAATGCAAATACATCAGTTTTTGGAATACC
- a CDS encoding putative DNA binding domain-containing protein — protein MTKKELLHIISQGENEQLEFKLNFNRQVIETLVAFANSKGGKVILGVSDKSNIAGVELAKESIQNWLNEIKSKTSPSLIPDADKIKIDDKNIVIFFIQEYPVKPVAIQGKYYKRVSNSNHLIEISELVNMHLRSFNTSWDYYTNNEFKIEDISFDKVQNSINLYNQTENQTNDNPLTFLLKNDLVRNEKLTNAAYLLFTERDTVLTTIELGRFQTNTIIKDSLRSKSDILFQINFVIDFVKKHINKEIIITEQARNTQRWQYPLEAIREIVINMIIHRDYRASSDSIVKIFDNRIEFYNPGKLPDDITVEDLLSNNYKSTPRNKSIADFCKNIGLIEKYGSGIQRIIEQFKNADLPEPEFRNISAGFMVTVFAENKNVPVNVPVNVPVNSRQKRIIKDIGAKKHITQKELAEKHQVNRETIKRDLKKLRELKIIKRVGSDKSGYWEIIK, from the coding sequence ATGACGAAAAAAGAACTTTTACATATCATTTCACAAGGCGAAAACGAACAGCTTGAATTTAAACTAAATTTTAACAGGCAGGTAATCGAGACGCTTGTAGCTTTTGCTAATTCCAAAGGCGGAAAGGTGATTCTTGGAGTTTCCGACAAAAGTAATATTGCGGGAGTTGAACTCGCAAAAGAAAGCATACAAAATTGGCTTAATGAAATAAAAAGTAAAACAAGCCCTTCACTTATTCCTGATGCTGATAAGATAAAAATAGATGATAAAAATATAGTTATTTTTTTCATACAGGAATATCCTGTAAAACCTGTTGCAATTCAGGGCAAATATTATAAACGAGTATCAAATTCAAACCATTTAATTGAAATTTCCGAATTGGTAAATATGCACTTACGCTCATTTAATACCAGTTGGGATTATTATACAAATAATGAGTTTAAAATTGAAGACATATCATTCGATAAAGTTCAAAATAGTATAAATTTATATAATCAAACAGAAAACCAAACAAACGATAATCCCCTGACGTTTTTGTTAAAAAATGATTTAGTAAGAAATGAAAAATTAACAAATGCAGCTTATCTGCTGTTTACTGAACGAGACACAGTACTAACAACTATTGAATTAGGTCGTTTTCAGACAAATACGATAATAAAAGACAGCTTACGCTCAAAATCAGATATTTTATTTCAAATTAATTTTGTAATTGATTTTGTAAAAAAACACATCAATAAAGAAATAATTATTACAGAACAAGCCAGAAATACTCAAAGGTGGCAATATCCTCTCGAAGCAATAAGAGAAATTGTAATAAATATGATAATTCACAGAGATTACAGAGCTTCATCTGACAGTATTGTAAAAATATTTGATAATCGCATAGAATTTTATAATCCGGGCAAACTGCCTGATGATATTACTGTTGAAGATTTATTGTCGAACAATTATAAATCAACGCCTCGAAATAAGTCAATTGCAGATTTTTGTAAAAATATAGGTTTGATTGAAAAATACGGTTCCGGAATTCAAAGAATTATAGAACAGTTTAAAAATGCCGATTTACCTGAACCCGAATTTAGAAATATTTCAGCAGGTTTTATGGTAACTGTTTTTGCTGAAAATAAAAATGTGCCTGTAAATGTGCCTGTAAATGTGCCTGTAAATAGTAGGCAAAAACGCATAATAAAAGATATTGGGGCAAAAAAACATATAACACAAAAAGAATTAGCAGAAAAACATCAAGTAAACAGAGAAACAATAAAAAGAGATTTAAAGAAACTGAGAGAATTAAAAATAATTAAACGAGTAGGATCGGATAAATCTGGTTATTGGGAAATAATAAAATGA